Proteins co-encoded in one Fusarium musae strain F31 chromosome 3, whole genome shotgun sequence genomic window:
- a CDS encoding hypothetical protein (EggNog:ENOG41), whose product MATVPPPPHSPHRDTRTRAAQDVAARAISPTPAPRERSRATSYSSAGCEYRNDNHDYIEESIGISIHAALATLIHSEKFSDMTIICGDRQFKTHRAVVCTQSPFFDKALSGDYRESASRSIELPEDDPDVVERFLEFLYTGTYTDGVNFTWGKPSKAALLDPETVIQNLQQPACGSQEEDMPSTEEERSQDWITDDEPDEEYNEYDERAGSPSDNSDVAGDEKSELTKAAEAVAEGRRQEGLNQLAELRNDMTLPLRLYVLADKYDVPALRLLARDRFYRAVELVWEEAECFPDVVDELYQTTPPTDTAMREIVCRLVAAVIHVPRVRDKMRNVMMKHGDFAVGVMEYSIHLHTLFV is encoded by the exons ATGGCCACAGTTCCTCCACCTCCTCATTCTCCTCACAGAGATACCCGAACTCGGGCTGCCCAGGACGTAGCAGCGCGAGCGATATCACCTACACCAGCTCCGCGGGAACGCAGCCGTGCAACATCTTACTCTTCTGCAGGATGTGAGTACAGAAACGACAATCACGACTACATCGAGGAATCTATAGGCATTTCTATTCATGCCGCACTAGCAACTCTGATTCACAGTGAGAAGTTCTCAGACATGACCATCATCTGCGGAGACCGTCAATTCAAGACCCACCGCGCTGTTGTATGCACGCAGTCTCCTTTCTTTGATAAAGCACTGAGCGGCGACTATAGG GAATCTGCATCACGGTCTATTGAATTACCGGAGGATGATCCTGATGTCGTAGAGCGGTTTCTCGAGTTCTTGTACACCGGTACCTACACCGACGGTGTGAACTTTACCTGGGGAAAGCCCTCTAAAGCGGCGTTGCTTGATCCTGAGACTGTTATTCAGAACTTGCAGCAGCCGGCGTGCGGATCCCAAGAAGAGGATATGCCGTCaaccgaggaggagagaagtCAAGATTGGATCACCGATGACGAGCCAGATGAAGAATACAATGAATACGACGAGCGAGCGGGTAGTCCTTCAGACAACAGCGACGTAGCGGGAGATGAAAAATCCGAGCTCACAAAGGCGGCAGAAGCAGTTGCAGAAGGTCGTCGGCAAGAAGGACTAAATCAACTCGCCGAACTACGCAACGACATGACACTACCTCTGCGGCTGTACGTCTTGGCAGACAAGTACGATGTGCCCGCCCTTCGACTCCTAGCGCGTGATCGGTTTTACCGCGCCGTGGAGCTCGTTTGGGAAGAGGCCGAGTGTTTTCCTGACgtggttgatgagttgtATCAGACCACGCCGCCAACAGACACTGCGATGAGGGAGATTGTATGCAGGCTTGTGGCGGCTGTGATCCATGTGCCCAGGGTCAGAGATAAGATGAGGAATGTTATGATGAAGCATGGGGATTTCGCTGTTGGCGTCATGGAGTATTCCATCCATCTGCACACGCTTTTCGTCTGA
- a CDS encoding hypothetical protein (EggNog:ENOG41~MEROPS:MER0017193), with translation MSLKTIKTRTLEVGYYDHGPLSGWPVLLYHGFPYDIHAYDEVVPKLVSSGARVIVPYVRGYGPTRFLSDSTMRSGQQAALGSDVIELMDALDIEKAVLGGFDWGGMSVCVAAALWPERVVGLVSYAGYDIADLSSYQKPFAPSLECICWYQHLFQQERGIVCLTESRRDLCRMLWEQWSPSFKFSEYFYDRTAESFDNPDFVGVVIHAYRFCFGNAKGDPALQKLEDALAAQPKISVPTITLDGRQDPLKPGGTAAHAEHFSGRYERREADVGHAFPMEAPNEFADAILTIHKWET, from the coding sequence ATGTCACTCAAAACAATTAAGACACGGACCTTAGAAGTCGGATACTATGACCACGGCCCATTATCAGGCTGGCCTGTCCTTCTATATCACGGCTTCCCATACGATATCCACGCATATGATGAAGTTGTCCCAAAACTCGTCTCCAGCGGTGCAAGAGTCATCGTTCCCTATGTCCGCGGTTATGGCCCAACTCGCTTCCTCTCAGATTCGACCATGAGGAGTGGTCAGCAAGCAGCACTTGGCTCAGACGTCATCGAGCTCATGGACGCTTTGGACATCGAAAAGGCAGTCCTTGGCGGCTTTGACTGGGGCGGTATGTCTGTATGCGTTGCAGCTGCACTCTGGCCCGAGCGTGTCGTTGGACTCGTTTCATATGCGGGTTACGACATTGCCGATCTTTCAAGTTATCAAAAGCCTTTTGCGCCGAGTTTGGAATGTATTTGTTGGTATCAGCATTTATTCCAGCAAGAGCGTGGGATAGTATGTCTGACAGAGAGTCGACGAGATCTCTGTCGAATGCTGTGGGAGCAATGGTCCCCCTCTTTCAAATTCTCAGAATACTTTTACGACCGAACTGCAGAATCTTTTGATAATCCTGATTTCGTCGGTGTTGTTATTCACGCTTACAGATTCTGCTTCGGTAACGCAAAAGGTGACCCAGCTTTGcagaagctggaggatgCTCTAGCTGCTCAACCAAAGATTAGCGTTCCGACCATCACTTTAGATGGACGACAGGATCCTTTAAAGCCAGGCGGTACTGCTGCACATGCTGAACATTTTTCTGGTCGTtatgagaggagagaagctGATGTTGGGCATGCGTTTCCCATGGAAGCCCCGAATGAGTTCGCAGATGCTATCCTCACGATTCATAAGTGGGAGACTTAG